GGATCATCGAAGCCGATGTGCAGCCGATGCTTCACGTTTCCGACAAAGACGGGACATGTTTCTTTCGCATTATCACACACGGTGATCACGAAGTCGAACGGTTCATTGATGAAACGGTCAACGTTCTTTGGCAATGCTCCGTCGAGACTGATGCCGACTTCGTTCATCACTTGAACGGCTTTCGGATGAACGCGTGTCGAGGGATTCGTGCCTGCCGAGTACACTTCCGGAGACGGGTCAAATGACCTGAGAAAATACTCCGCCATCTGGCTGCGGCACGAGTTGCCGGTGCAGAGAATGAGAATTCGCTTCATATGGCTATTCGTTGGTTTCTGTTGAGATGTCATGTTTTGATTGAATGCTGTACCCGGGGCGCTCTCGCGTCTTCGGTGAT
This Bacteroidota bacterium DNA region includes the following protein-coding sequences:
- a CDS encoding arsenate reductase ArsC; protein product: MKRILILCTGNSCRSQMAEYFLRSFDPSPEVYSAGTNPSTRVHPKAVQVMNEVGISLDGALPKNVDRFINEPFDFVITVCDNAKETCPVFVGNVKHRLHIGFDDP